From Enterococcus mundtii, the proteins below share one genomic window:
- a CDS encoding LysR substrate-binding domain-containing protein, which produces MNTRDLEYYVQIVKQKNFTKVAKFFDVSQPTITYALQRLEKEIGATLITRDRSHHELIITPAGKQLLIHAQSVLQEITLAKAEIAQLQKKKLRFGMPPIIGNEYFPKLSSYFIKHQLMGQIDIIDGGSRDLYGMIHQGRIDLAILGSTQPIVDQKLEVEPLLDKCFMIVVSPSHPLADRTSVSFKELVNDQFVLLNEHYVHPAAFTKLSKQTHIVPKIVYQSNDLTILKSMIRENIGIGFLTEIAIHPEDNLVAIPLADTAQPRFLISLATRAQQLPTVLHENVIEVIHEFMKTQK; this is translated from the coding sequence ATGAATACGAGAGATCTTGAATACTATGTTCAAATCGTCAAACAAAAAAACTTTACTAAGGTGGCTAAGTTTTTTGACGTCAGTCAACCAACGATCACTTATGCCTTACAACGCTTGGAAAAAGAAATTGGTGCCACACTGATTACAAGAGATCGTTCCCATCATGAATTGATCATCACTCCTGCTGGTAAGCAATTGTTGATCCATGCACAATCCGTCTTACAAGAAATTACACTTGCTAAGGCAGAGATTGCTCAGCTACAAAAGAAAAAATTGCGCTTTGGCATGCCACCTATCATTGGCAATGAATATTTTCCCAAATTATCGAGCTATTTTATCAAGCATCAATTAATGGGTCAAATCGATATCATCGACGGTGGTTCTCGTGATCTATATGGCATGATTCATCAAGGGCGGATTGATCTTGCGATTCTTGGATCAACACAACCGATCGTCGATCAAAAGCTAGAAGTCGAGCCATTGTTGGATAAATGCTTCATGATCGTTGTGTCCCCTTCACACCCTCTAGCAGATCGTACAAGCGTTTCTTTTAAGGAGCTAGTCAACGATCAGTTTGTTTTATTAAATGAACACTACGTCCATCCTGCTGCGTTTACAAAGCTTTCTAAGCAAACGCATATCGTACCTAAGATCGTTTATCAGAGTAATGACTTAACGATTTTGAAAAGCATGATCCGAGAAAATATCGGGATTGGCTTTCTCACCGAGATCGCGATTCATCCTGAAGACAATCTTGTAGCTATTCCTTTAGCAGATACTGCTCAACCACGGTTTTTGATTTCATTAGCCACTCGCGCACAGCAGTTACCAACGGTTTTACATGAAAACGTGATCGAAGTCATCCATGAATTTATGAAAACACAAAAATAA
- a CDS encoding response regulator transcription factor, with protein sequence MSNILIIEDEKNLARFVELELKHEGYNAEVHYNGRTGLDAALNNEWDAILLDLMLPELNGLEVCRRVRQAKNTPIIMMTARDSVIDRVSGLDHGADDYIVKPFAIEELLARLRALLRRIDIEGDKNVAKQTTITYRDLTIEKENRVVRRGNEVIELTKREYELLLTLMENVNVVLARDVLLNKVWGYETEVETNVVDVYIRYLRNKIDVPGEESYIQTVRGTGYVMRS encoded by the coding sequence ATGAGTAATATTCTAATCATTGAAGATGAGAAAAACTTAGCCCGATTTGTCGAGTTAGAATTAAAACATGAAGGGTATAATGCTGAAGTACATTACAATGGACGAACAGGTCTGGATGCTGCTTTGAATAATGAGTGGGATGCAATTTTATTAGACTTGATGTTACCTGAATTGAACGGACTTGAAGTTTGTCGTCGCGTACGCCAAGCAAAAAATACACCAATCATCATGATGACTGCGAGAGATTCTGTCATTGATAGAGTTTCTGGTTTAGATCATGGTGCAGATGATTACATCGTCAAACCATTTGCAATCGAAGAATTGTTAGCGCGTCTACGTGCTTTATTGCGCCGCATCGACATCGAAGGAGATAAAAATGTGGCAAAACAAACGACGATCACTTATCGCGACTTAACGATCGAAAAAGAAAATAGAGTCGTACGTCGTGGCAATGAAGTCATTGAATTAACGAAGCGTGAATATGAACTATTACTTACTTTGATGGAAAATGTCAACGTGGTACTTGCACGGGATGTTTTATTAAACAAAGTATGGGGCTACGAAACCGAAGTGGAAACAAACGTAGTGGATGTGTATATTCGTTATCTCCGTAATAAAATCGATGTTCCTGGTGAAGAAAGCTATATTCAAACAGTACGTGGAACTGGTTACGTGATGCGCTCGTGA
- the pfkA gene encoding 6-phosphofructokinase — protein MKRIGILTSGGDAPGMNAAVRAVVRKGIYEGLEVYGINYGFAGLVAGDIRRLDVADVGDKIQRGGTFLYSARYPEFATEEGQLKGIEQLKKFGIEGLVVIGGDGSYHGAMALTKRGFPAVGVPGTIDNDIPGTDFTIGFDTAINTVLESIDRIRDTATSHVRTFVIEVMGRNAGDIALWSGVAGGADEIIIPEHDFDMAVVAKKIQDGRDRGKKHCLIILAEGVMGGNEFAEKLSEYGDYHTRVSILGHVVRGGSPTARDRVLASKFGAHAVELLQQGKGGLCIGIRDNDIVEADIIDTLENNKHQPDLSLYDLNNSLSF, from the coding sequence ATGAAACGCATCGGAATTTTGACTAGTGGTGGAGATGCTCCTGGGATGAATGCAGCAGTTCGTGCAGTCGTTCGTAAAGGTATATATGAAGGATTGGAAGTTTACGGGATCAATTATGGTTTTGCTGGATTAGTTGCCGGAGATATCCGTCGATTAGATGTTGCAGATGTCGGTGATAAGATCCAACGCGGGGGTACATTCTTATACTCTGCACGTTATCCTGAATTTGCAACAGAAGAAGGACAATTAAAAGGAATCGAACAATTGAAAAAATTCGGTATCGAAGGTCTTGTCGTGATTGGTGGCGATGGTTCTTACCATGGCGCGATGGCTTTGACTAAACGTGGTTTCCCAGCAGTGGGTGTACCAGGTACGATCGATAACGATATTCCAGGAACTGATTTTACGATCGGTTTTGATACAGCAATCAACACAGTATTAGAATCAATCGACCGTATCCGCGACACAGCAACTTCACACGTTCGTACGTTCGTGATCGAAGTAATGGGACGTAATGCTGGAGATATCGCTTTATGGTCAGGTGTTGCTGGTGGAGCGGATGAGATCATCATTCCTGAGCATGATTTTGATATGGCAGTTGTTGCCAAAAAAATCCAAGATGGCCGCGATCGTGGCAAAAAACATTGCTTGATCATTTTGGCAGAAGGCGTAATGGGCGGAAACGAATTTGCAGAAAAATTGTCAGAATATGGCGATTATCATACACGTGTATCGATCTTAGGACACGTTGTACGTGGTGGTTCACCAACTGCACGCGACCGTGTATTAGCAAGTAAATTTGGCGCACATGCTGTTGAATTATTGCAACAAGGAAAAGGTGGTTTGTGTATCGGTATTCGCGACAACGATATCGTTGAGGCTGATATCATCGACACACTAGAAAATAACAAACACCAACCAGATTTATCATTATATGACTTGAACAACTCACTTTCTTTCTAA
- a CDS encoding AEC family transporter: MVFFQSIESVISIILMIGLGYVLKSLGWFDEQFGGSISSLITKVALPASIFVSVMKNLTKSSLIELSGSLIYPIAAVIISYLIAYVLTKLLKIQPGRRGIFMNAVVNANTIFIGLPLNIALFGEASLPYFLIYYVTNTVSTWAFGVFLIANDDPTKDRTEKKTKLNWKKLLPAPLLGFILALFFLVLEIPVPDFVNSTLNYVGGIVTPLSLIYIGIVLYDAGLKSIRFDRDTIVALIGRFILAPAILIGLMVIGKYAFGAELAPLLKQTLIVQSATPMLAVLPILANEAHGDVKYATNLVTTSTLLFVFVVPILMQLIQYI, from the coding sequence ATGGTATTTTTTCAATCAATTGAAAGTGTGATCAGTATCATCTTGATGATTGGATTAGGCTATGTACTAAAAAGCTTGGGGTGGTTTGATGAACAGTTTGGGGGAAGTATCTCTTCCTTGATCACTAAAGTAGCTTTACCCGCCTCGATTTTCGTTTCAGTTATGAAGAATTTAACTAAAAGCAGTTTGATCGAATTATCTGGAAGTTTGATTTATCCGATCGCTGCAGTGATCATTTCCTACCTGATTGCTTATGTGCTAACAAAATTACTCAAGATACAACCAGGTAGACGGGGGATTTTTATGAATGCAGTGGTGAATGCCAATACGATATTTATTGGCTTGCCACTTAATATTGCCCTTTTTGGCGAAGCCTCTTTACCTTACTTTTTAATTTATTATGTGACAAATACCGTATCGACCTGGGCATTTGGTGTGTTTTTGATCGCTAATGATGACCCGACAAAAGATCGAACAGAAAAGAAAACGAAGCTGAATTGGAAAAAGCTTTTACCAGCGCCTTTATTAGGTTTTATCCTTGCGCTTTTCTTCTTGGTGTTAGAGATCCCTGTACCTGATTTTGTCAATTCAACACTAAATTATGTAGGCGGGATCGTGACGCCATTATCATTGATCTATATCGGAATTGTTTTATACGATGCAGGGTTGAAAAGTATTCGATTTGATCGGGATACGATCGTGGCTTTGATCGGTCGATTTATCTTAGCACCAGCTATATTGATTGGACTGATGGTAATAGGTAAATATGCCTTTGGTGCAGAACTAGCCCCTCTACTGAAACAAACGTTGATCGTACAGTCAGCTACACCTATGCTAGCTGTCTTGCCAATACTTGCAAATGAAGCCCACGGTGATGTGAAGTATGCAACGAATCTTGTCACGACGAGTACCCTACTATTTGTGTTCGTTGTACCTATTTTAATGCAATTGATCCAATACATTTGA
- a CDS encoding YceD family protein has translation MKWSLLELRKYQETPLTFHETLDVKKALMKRDDSILDVAPVEVEGLVSVDNKGYLVHYTAQTTLTVPSTRSLTPVELPIKLSVDELFMTMEQYQRRDVQLPSEEILLIEGTHLDVTESIEDNILLAIPMRVLTEEEEHSTELPKGNDWEVLSEEEYEKRKTEEAETKVDPRLAKLSEFFDSASEEDDNA, from the coding sequence ATGAAATGGTCTTTATTGGAATTGAGAAAATACCAAGAGACACCGTTAACTTTTCATGAGACCCTTGACGTAAAAAAGGCTCTTATGAAGCGAGACGATTCAATTTTAGATGTTGCGCCTGTGGAAGTCGAAGGTCTAGTCTCAGTAGATAACAAAGGCTATCTCGTTCATTACACTGCGCAGACGACACTGACTGTTCCGTCCACTCGTTCATTGACACCAGTTGAATTACCAATCAAACTGTCTGTAGATGAATTGTTTATGACGATGGAACAATACCAACGTAGAGATGTTCAGTTACCTTCAGAAGAGATCCTCTTAATCGAAGGAACGCATCTAGATGTGACAGAGTCGATCGAAGACAACATTTTATTGGCGATTCCGATGCGTGTACTCACAGAAGAAGAAGAGCATTCCACTGAATTACCGAAAGGGAATGATTGGGAAGTGCTATCCGAAGAAGAGTACGAAAAACGCAAAACGGAAGAAGCTGAGACAAAAGTAGATCCTCGTCTTGCAAAACTATCAGAATTTTTTGATTCAGCATCAGAAGAAGATGATAACGCGTAA
- the dnaE gene encoding DNA polymerase III subunit alpha: MFLPQLYTITSYSLLQSTIRINEYVREAKKLGYQTLAITDKDVLSGAAEFYRICMNEKIQPIIGLNLTYQFQERHYELLLYAKDRIGYQQLIKLSSKKMIREKIELHEIDELDHLLVVLPTKKSIADDYGVSASFDSHWQSLQEKIASSHLYVGVTEETPLEAPEWLAYLRANQFQLCAVHPIASLHQEELFSLETMKHLREGTQLSFDEVRQTTRDSATGFLLPEAELRQRFINAGLEEALNYAQQLAKTVTFEFQFHQKLLPHYPVPENRSAGEYLQELCQKQLGKRVEKITAAYQERLDYELSVIHQMGFDDYFLIVWDVMAFAHKNNIVTGAGRGSAAGSLVAYVLEITDVDPLEYDLLFERFLNPERYTMPDIDLDIPDNRREEVLIYVREKYGQYHMAQIATFGTMAAKMVLRDVARVFGLSQSEANRWSKAIPNQLKMTLNEAYRTSNKLVELVQASEKNQLLFHTAKILEGLPRHVSTHAAGVVLSDKNLLELVPLQKGSDEAYLTQYTMNDVEAIGLLKMDFLGLRNLSIIDYTVKAIKRVENKDIELKEIPLDDPKTLQLFQRGETTGVFQFESAGIRNVLRRLGPENIEDIAAVNALYRPGPMQNIDTFIARKKGKERIHYPDDSLQPILKNTYGVIVYQEQIMQIASTMAGFSLGQADILRRAISKKKKDVIDQERDHFVQGANQQGYSKEKANEVYEYIERFANYGFNRSHAFAYSFVGFQMAYLKVHHPGAFFMSLMNSVRHNTAKLKEYIAEAKKYKIKLTPPSINQSFYGFELTDKETIRFGLTAIKGVRRDFVEEIIRERKEDGPFRSVDQFLIRINKRWLKLELLQTLVASGVFDELVGNRRQLMLDLEGKIQNILYSGGSLDLLDIMALKEEEVADYSLEEKLQLEEEHLGVYLSGHPTEGYERLKLAKKVHLVTEIVPKQATNVLVMVKEVREIRTKKGALMAFVSGTDSSGEIAITVFPELYRQARPLFKENQVIFVQGRSEISKYNQELQLIAEVVADPEELQQQYPEQTCYLRIREEADQPDTMKQLQDLFKKFPGYIPVVMYHEKDLRKVVLSEAFWLDGSDSLKKQLAYLLNEENVVFK; the protein is encoded by the coding sequence ATGTTTCTTCCACAACTTTATACGATCACCTCGTATTCTTTGTTGCAAAGTACGATTCGCATAAACGAATACGTTCGAGAAGCAAAGAAACTAGGCTATCAGACATTAGCAATCACAGATAAGGATGTGCTATCTGGGGCAGCGGAATTTTACCGCATCTGTATGAATGAAAAAATACAACCAATTATTGGACTGAACTTGACCTACCAGTTTCAAGAACGTCATTATGAGTTACTACTCTACGCAAAAGATAGAATCGGCTACCAACAATTGATCAAGCTCTCAAGCAAGAAAATGATCCGAGAAAAAATCGAGCTTCACGAGATCGATGAACTCGATCATTTGCTTGTCGTTTTACCAACCAAAAAATCGATTGCTGATGACTACGGTGTGTCAGCATCATTTGATAGCCATTGGCAAAGCTTGCAAGAAAAAATAGCATCTTCTCATCTTTATGTAGGTGTCACAGAAGAAACGCCCCTAGAAGCTCCAGAATGGCTCGCTTATTTACGAGCAAATCAATTTCAACTTTGTGCAGTACATCCGATTGCTAGTTTGCACCAAGAGGAACTTTTTTCTTTGGAAACAATGAAACATCTGCGTGAAGGAACGCAACTCTCTTTTGATGAAGTACGACAAACGACTCGTGATTCAGCCACAGGTTTTTTACTTCCCGAAGCAGAATTACGACAAAGATTCATAAACGCAGGATTGGAAGAAGCGTTGAACTATGCGCAGCAATTAGCTAAAACAGTAACTTTTGAATTTCAGTTCCATCAGAAATTACTACCACATTATCCGGTACCAGAAAATCGAAGTGCAGGAGAGTATTTACAGGAACTTTGTCAGAAGCAATTAGGCAAGCGTGTGGAAAAGATCACTGCAGCTTATCAAGAGCGCTTAGATTATGAACTGTCAGTGATCCACCAGATGGGATTTGATGATTATTTCTTGATCGTTTGGGATGTCATGGCTTTTGCTCATAAAAACAACATCGTTACTGGTGCTGGCCGTGGTTCAGCTGCGGGGTCATTAGTCGCCTATGTGTTGGAGATCACAGATGTAGATCCATTGGAGTACGACTTGCTATTTGAACGTTTTTTGAATCCAGAACGATACACGATGCCAGATATCGATCTAGACATTCCTGATAATCGCAGAGAAGAAGTGCTGATTTATGTTCGTGAGAAATATGGTCAATACCATATGGCACAAATCGCCACGTTTGGAACCATGGCAGCTAAAATGGTGCTAAGAGACGTGGCACGTGTCTTTGGCCTCTCACAAAGCGAAGCAAATCGTTGGTCTAAAGCGATTCCTAATCAATTGAAAATGACGTTGAATGAGGCTTATCGAACTTCTAACAAGCTGGTTGAATTAGTACAAGCGAGTGAAAAAAATCAATTGTTGTTCCATACTGCAAAAATACTTGAAGGTTTGCCAAGACACGTTTCTACTCATGCAGCTGGTGTCGTTTTAAGTGATAAGAATCTACTAGAGTTAGTTCCTTTACAAAAAGGATCAGATGAAGCATATTTGACTCAGTATACAATGAATGATGTCGAAGCTATTGGGTTGTTAAAAATGGATTTTCTTGGATTAAGAAATCTGTCTATTATCGATTACACAGTGAAAGCAATCAAACGTGTCGAAAACAAAGATATCGAGCTCAAAGAAATTCCATTAGATGATCCTAAAACTTTACAGCTTTTCCAACGTGGCGAAACAACAGGGGTCTTTCAATTCGAATCTGCAGGGATTCGGAATGTCCTGCGGAGATTAGGACCAGAAAACATTGAAGACATTGCCGCTGTCAACGCCTTGTATCGTCCTGGACCAATGCAAAATATCGATACATTTATCGCTCGTAAGAAAGGGAAGGAAAGAATCCATTATCCCGACGATTCACTGCAACCGATTTTGAAAAATACGTATGGCGTCATTGTGTATCAGGAACAAATTATGCAGATTGCTTCAACCATGGCTGGATTTTCGCTTGGACAAGCGGATATTTTGAGGCGAGCAATCAGTAAAAAGAAAAAAGACGTGATTGATCAAGAAAGAGATCATTTTGTTCAAGGTGCCAACCAACAAGGGTACAGTAAGGAAAAGGCCAATGAAGTGTACGAATATATCGAACGCTTTGCTAACTATGGGTTCAATCGCTCCCATGCGTTTGCTTACTCCTTTGTTGGCTTTCAAATGGCCTATCTCAAAGTTCATCACCCTGGTGCATTTTTTATGAGTTTGATGAATTCCGTCCGTCACAACACGGCAAAGTTGAAAGAGTATATTGCTGAGGCAAAAAAGTATAAAATAAAGCTGACCCCTCCTTCGATCAATCAAAGTTTTTATGGTTTTGAGCTGACGGATAAAGAAACCATCCGTTTTGGATTGACAGCAATCAAAGGTGTTCGTCGAGATTTTGTTGAGGAGATCATTCGTGAACGAAAAGAAGATGGTCCATTCCGTTCTGTTGATCAGTTTCTAATTCGTATCAATAAACGTTGGCTCAAATTGGAGTTGCTACAAACATTAGTTGCATCAGGTGTTTTTGATGAATTAGTAGGAAACCGCAGACAGTTGATGTTGGATCTGGAAGGTAAGATCCAAAACATCTTATATAGTGGTGGTAGTTTAGACCTTTTAGATATCATGGCTTTAAAAGAGGAAGAAGTCGCAGATTATAGCCTCGAAGAGAAGCTTCAATTAGAAGAAGAGCATTTAGGTGTCTATTTATCTGGTCATCCAACGGAAGGGTATGAGCGACTTAAATTAGCAAAAAAAGTCCATTTAGTCACAGAAATCGTACCTAAACAAGCCACAAATGTTTTAGTGATGGTCAAAGAGGTAAGAGAGATCCGTACGAAAAAAGGAGCGTTGATGGCTTTTGTCAGCGGGACAGATAGTAGTGGAGAAATAGCCATTACCGTTTTTCCAGAGCTGTATCGACAAGCGCGTCCATTATTCAAAGAAAATCAAGTGATTTTCGTGCAAGGACGTTCAGAAATCAGTAAATACAATCAAGAATTGCAGTTGATTGCAGAAGTAGTCGCTGATCCAGAAGAATTGCAACAGCAGTATCCAGAACAAACGTGTTATTTGAGAATCAGGGAAGAGGCAGATCAACCAGATACGATGAAGCAACTGCAAGATTTGTTCAAAAAATTCCCAGGATATATTCCTGTTGTCATGTATCATGAAAAAGACCTACGAAAAGTTGTGTTATCTGAAGCCTTTTGGCTCGATGGTTCAGACAGTCTCAAGAAGCAATTAGCTTACCTTTTAAATGAAGAAAATGTTGTTTTCAAATAA
- the rpmF gene encoding 50S ribosomal protein L32, whose product MAVPARRTSKAKKAKRRTHYKLTIKGLNECPNCGEMKKSHHVCASCGYYDGKDVMSKEA is encoded by the coding sequence ATGGCAGTACCAGCTAGAAGAACATCGAAAGCTAAAAAAGCAAAACGTCGTACTCATTACAAATTGACAATCAAAGGATTGAACGAATGTCCAAACTGTGGTGAAATGAAAAAAAGCCATCACGTATGTGCAAGTTGTGGTTACTACGATGGTAAGGACGTAATGTCTAAAGAAGCTTAA
- the pyk gene encoding pyruvate kinase yields MKKTKIVSTLGPASNSVETISKLIESGANVFRFNFSHGDHEEQLSRMVMVREAVKKTGKDVGILLDTKGAEIRTTVQGTTEEDFGRAGYIKFEVGDKTRISMDPEHVGSKEKIAVTYPGLFEDVHVGGHILFDDGLIDMEIIEKDEATRELVVEVKNAGMLGSRKGVNAPGVSISLPGITPKDADDIRFGLDNDIDFIAASFVRKAQDVLDIREILEEKDMTHVQIFPKIESQEGIDNIDEIIKVSDGIMIARGDMGVEIPAELVPMVQKRIIKKCNAAGIPVITATQMLESMQENPRPTRAEASDVANAVFDGTDATMLSGESANGDYPVEAVATMARIDQQAELALAELGSFQLNEFDKTDVTETIGLSVARAAKNLGVKTIVAATESGYTAKMISKYRPDADILAVTFDERTKRGLMLNWGVYPTVAEKPTTTDEMFELAAKKAVELGFASEGDLILITAGVPVGERGTTNVMKIQMIGSKLLEAQGIGQQSVVANAVVASSAAEAIKKAKDGMVLVVPSTDKEFMPAIEKAAAVVVEEGGLTSHAAVVGIAQDIPVIVGAKDATSTIKDGELITVDARRGIVYRGETTAI; encoded by the coding sequence ATGAAAAAAACGAAAATCGTTAGTACATTAGGACCAGCCAGTAATTCAGTAGAAACTATTTCTAAATTGATTGAATCTGGAGCAAATGTCTTCCGCTTCAACTTTTCACATGGTGATCATGAAGAACAATTATCACGTATGGTAATGGTTCGCGAAGCAGTGAAGAAAACTGGTAAAGATGTCGGCATCCTTTTAGATACAAAAGGTGCAGAAATCCGGACAACAGTTCAAGGCACAACTGAAGAAGATTTTGGCCGTGCAGGCTACATCAAATTTGAAGTTGGCGACAAAACACGCATCTCAATGGACCCTGAACATGTAGGTTCAAAAGAAAAAATCGCAGTGACTTATCCAGGTCTTTTTGAAGACGTTCATGTAGGTGGACATATCTTATTCGATGATGGTTTGATCGACATGGAAATCATTGAAAAAGATGAAGCAACACGTGAATTAGTAGTAGAAGTAAAAAATGCAGGTATGCTAGGATCACGTAAAGGTGTTAACGCACCAGGCGTTTCAATCAGCTTGCCAGGTATCACACCAAAAGATGCAGACGATATCCGTTTCGGACTAGATAACGACATCGACTTCATCGCTGCAAGTTTTGTTCGTAAAGCACAAGACGTATTAGATATTCGTGAAATTTTAGAAGAAAAAGACATGACACATGTTCAAATCTTCCCTAAAATCGAATCTCAAGAAGGTATCGACAACATTGATGAAATCATCAAAGTTTCTGATGGTATCATGATTGCTCGTGGAGACATGGGTGTTGAGATCCCTGCTGAATTAGTACCAATGGTTCAAAAACGTATCATCAAAAAATGTAACGCTGCGGGTATCCCAGTAATCACTGCAACACAAATGTTAGAATCAATGCAAGAAAACCCACGTCCAACACGTGCGGAAGCATCTGACGTTGCCAATGCAGTATTTGACGGAACAGACGCAACAATGTTATCAGGTGAATCAGCAAATGGTGACTATCCTGTTGAAGCTGTTGCAACAATGGCTCGTATCGACCAACAAGCTGAATTAGCATTAGCAGAATTAGGTTCATTCCAATTAAATGAATTTGACAAAACTGATGTAACAGAAACAATCGGTTTATCAGTGGCACGTGCTGCGAAAAACTTAGGCGTAAAAACAATCGTTGCTGCAACTGAATCTGGTTATACAGCAAAAATGATCTCTAAATACCGTCCAGATGCTGATATCTTAGCTGTCACATTTGACGAACGCACAAAACGTGGTTTGATGCTTAACTGGGGTGTATATCCAACAGTTGCAGAAAAACCAACAACAACAGACGAAATGTTTGAATTAGCTGCGAAAAAAGCAGTCGAATTAGGTTTCGCTTCAGAAGGTGACTTGATCTTGATTACTGCTGGTGTACCAGTTGGTGAACGTGGAACAACAAACGTAATGAAGATTCAAATGATTGGTTCAAAATTGCTTGAAGCACAAGGAATTGGTCAACAATCTGTTGTAGCAAACGCTGTAGTTGCTTCATCAGCAGCAGAAGCTATCAAAAAAGCAAAAGATGGTATGGTATTAGTTGTTCCTTCAACTGATAAAGAATTCATGCCTGCAATCGAAAAAGCAGCAGCAGTAGTTGTTGAAGAAGGCGGTTTGACTTCTCACGCAGCAGTTGTGGGAATTGCACAAGATATTCCTGTAATCGTTGGTGCGAAAGATGCAACTTCAACAATCAAAGATGGTGAATTGATCACTGTTGACGCTCGCCGTGGTATCGTTTATCGCGGAGAAACAACAGCTATCTAA
- the gndA gene encoding NADP-dependent phosphogluconate dehydrogenase, whose amino-acid sequence MSKQQIGVVGMAVMGKNLALNIESRGYSVALFNRTGAKTTDVVEEHPDKNFKATYTIEEFVDSIEKPRRILLMVKAGPATDATIQELLPHLDKGDILIDGGNTFFQDTIRRNEELANSGINFIGTGVSGGEEGALKGPSIMPGGQKEAYELVAPILEQISAKAEDGTPCVTYIGPNGAGHYVKMVHNGIEYGDMQLIAESYDLMKNILGLSVDEMADIFKEWNEGELDSYLIEITADILTRKDDEGTGQPIVDVILDAAGNKGTGKWTSQSALDLGVPLPLITESVFARYISAYKDERVQASKILTHTNDFEFNGDKKEFIEKIREALYFSKIMSYAQGFAQLRVASKDYGWDLPFGEIAKIWRAGCIIRARFLQKITDAYENNPDIENLLLDDYFVEITKKYQQAVREVVALAVQAGVPVPTFSSAIAYFDSYRAERLPANIIQAQRDYFGAHTYERVDKEGIFHYSWYNED is encoded by the coding sequence ATGTCAAAACAACAAATCGGCGTTGTCGGAATGGCCGTCATGGGTAAAAATCTAGCCCTTAACATTGAAAGCCGCGGCTACTCTGTTGCACTATTCAACCGTACAGGAGCAAAAACAACAGATGTGGTAGAAGAACATCCAGACAAAAACTTCAAAGCAACATACACGATCGAAGAATTTGTTGATTCAATCGAAAAACCACGTCGTATCCTTTTGATGGTCAAAGCAGGACCAGCAACAGATGCAACGATCCAAGAATTATTACCACATTTAGACAAAGGTGATATTTTGATCGATGGCGGGAATACCTTCTTCCAAGATACGATCCGTCGAAATGAAGAATTAGCCAACTCTGGTATCAATTTTATTGGGACTGGTGTTTCAGGTGGAGAAGAAGGTGCGTTGAAAGGACCTTCGATCATGCCTGGTGGACAAAAAGAAGCGTATGAATTAGTTGCACCGATCCTTGAACAAATTTCTGCAAAAGCAGAAGACGGCACGCCTTGTGTAACTTACATTGGTCCAAATGGTGCAGGCCATTATGTCAAAATGGTCCATAATGGGATTGAGTATGGTGATATGCAACTGATTGCCGAATCTTACGACTTGATGAAAAATATTTTAGGTTTATCTGTCGATGAGATGGCTGATATCTTCAAAGAATGGAACGAAGGTGAATTAGATAGCTACTTGATCGAAATCACTGCGGACATTTTGACACGTAAAGACGATGAAGGCACAGGTCAACCGATCGTAGATGTGATCCTTGATGCTGCTGGAAATAAAGGAACAGGGAAATGGACAAGTCAAAGTGCTTTAGACCTTGGTGTACCACTTCCATTGATCACAGAGTCTGTCTTTGCCCGTTATATCTCTGCATACAAAGATGAACGTGTACAAGCAAGCAAAATCTTGACACATACGAATGATTTTGAATTCAACGGCGATAAAAAAGAATTTATCGAAAAAATTCGTGAAGCGTTATACTTCAGCAAAATTATGAGCTATGCACAAGGGTTTGCACAGCTACGTGTCGCATCGAAAGACTATGGCTGGGATTTACCATTCGGTGAAATTGCAAAAATCTGGCGCGCCGGCTGTATCATCCGTGCTCGTTTCTTACAAAAAATCACTGATGCCTACGAAAACAATCCTGACATTGAAAATCTATTATTGGATGACTACTTTGTTGAGATCACTAAGAAATACCAACAAGCCGTACGAGAAGTTGTTGCGTTAGCTGTTCAAGCAGGCGTACCGGTACCAACATTCTCTTCAGCGATTGCTTACTTTGATTCATACAGAGCCGAACGTTTGCCTGCAAATATCATCCAAGCACAACGTGATTATTTTGGCGCACACACGTATGAACGTGTTGACAAAGAAGGAATCTTCCATTACTCATGGTATAACGAAGATTAA